From the Psychrobacillus sp. FSL K6-4046 genome, one window contains:
- a CDS encoding C40 family peptidase, with protein MNLKSISQKVIGIIILSMLLVTIPYAANTEASSSIDSSELVSTAKNLIGIKYRGGGTTTAGFDCSGFVGYVFDDLGVNLPRSSAGMYAKGSKVEKDDLSSGDLVFFNTSGKGVSHVGIYIGDGKFIHSSSSKGVKVDKLSDPYYWGKRFVGAKRVADVTMTANK; from the coding sequence ATGAACTTGAAGTCTATATCGCAAAAAGTCATTGGTATAATTATTTTATCTATGCTTTTAGTCACAATTCCATATGCAGCTAATACTGAAGCTTCTAGCTCAATAGATTCATCTGAATTAGTATCCACTGCTAAAAACTTAATAGGCATTAAATATCGCGGAGGCGGAACTACTACTGCTGGATTTGATTGTTCAGGTTTTGTAGGTTACGTATTTGATGATTTAGGAGTTAATCTTCCAAGATCATCCGCAGGTATGTATGCAAAAGGATCAAAAGTAGAAAAGGATGATCTTTCATCAGGGGATCTAGTTTTCTTTAATACATCTGGTAAAGGCGTATCGCATGTTGGCATCTATATTGGAGATGGTAAATTTATTCACTCCTCAAGCTCGAAGGGTGTAAAGGTAGATAAGCTAAGCGATCCATACTATTGGGGCAAACGTTTTGTCGGAGCTAAACGAGTAGCAGATGTAACGATGACTGCAAATAAATAA
- a CDS encoding methyl-accepting chemotaxis protein: MNIDDLKQKDLLKKNNILYLAFALAAGLGLLVQIIIQAKSEIIVSIGVPFVASIVFYFLAKKSMKVAKLFPYIIILATTMVALSTAYFNKISIATIILAFFVLVLSSIHNDRFVFIYGYVLSVIALYLNVSKDELNLFDGQTINVFFIQFIMALGVYLQVIQSKSLFGKMQQLTEEAAIKAQEDNLLNDKLQNAVHVISTNLEQIRTSTQSANIAQQEMLYAVGEVSVGAQRQADHVSDIVRNTEATSSSVKEMANNLELIVQKAESAGQDASEGSKVMAEMTKDITQFTIFFEELNETFQNLFEKINETNQFAKDIRQITEQTNLLALNASIEAARAGEHGKGFSVVAEEIRKLAGVTNQTVEKIDDNLNNVNKFNEAALQKLKLGLAQTHSQAETAEQSNESFKGLFETMKTLQSSLTSYLNEIETIAENSESINVSTTEFAAIIEESTATVEEINATLVNITEDQLAISDYIDETYKEAQSISK, from the coding sequence ATGAACATTGATGATTTAAAGCAGAAGGATTTATTAAAGAAAAATAATATTCTTTATTTGGCATTTGCATTAGCAGCTGGGCTGGGGCTATTAGTTCAAATCATTATTCAAGCAAAATCTGAAATAATTGTTTCAATAGGTGTACCATTTGTTGCTTCTATCGTTTTTTATTTTTTAGCAAAGAAATCTATGAAAGTAGCTAAATTATTTCCTTATATTATTATTTTAGCTACCACCATGGTTGCATTAAGTACGGCATACTTCAATAAAATAAGTATAGCCACTATTATTTTGGCGTTTTTTGTGCTCGTTTTAAGTAGTATACATAATGACCGTTTTGTTTTTATTTATGGATATGTCTTATCTGTGATTGCACTGTATTTAAATGTTTCAAAGGACGAATTAAACCTATTTGATGGACAGACAATTAATGTATTCTTTATACAATTTATAATGGCTTTAGGCGTTTATTTACAAGTGATTCAAAGTAAGTCTTTGTTTGGGAAGATGCAGCAGTTAACGGAGGAAGCCGCCATTAAAGCTCAAGAAGACAATCTCTTAAATGACAAATTACAAAATGCAGTGCATGTCATTTCAACCAATTTAGAACAGATTCGCACAAGCACACAATCCGCTAATATTGCGCAGCAGGAGATGCTATATGCGGTAGGGGAAGTGAGTGTCGGTGCTCAACGTCAGGCAGATCATGTGTCTGATATAGTGCGTAATACTGAAGCAACTAGCAGCTCCGTAAAAGAAATGGCGAACAACTTAGAGTTAATCGTTCAAAAGGCAGAATCTGCTGGGCAAGATGCTTCAGAGGGCTCAAAAGTGATGGCAGAAATGACAAAAGATATCACCCAATTTACAATCTTTTTTGAAGAATTGAATGAAACATTTCAAAACTTGTTTGAAAAAATTAATGAAACAAATCAGTTTGCTAAAGATATTCGACAAATTACAGAGCAGACGAATCTATTAGCATTGAATGCCTCTATCGAAGCTGCCAGAGCTGGAGAGCATGGTAAAGGATTTTCTGTAGTAGCTGAAGAGATTCGAAAACTTGCAGGGGTAACCAATCAAACAGTGGAGAAAATAGATGACAATCTTAACAATGTCAATAAATTTAATGAGGCTGCTCTTCAAAAGCTGAAATTAGGGTTAGCACAAACTCACTCACAAGCCGAAACAGCGGAACAATCCAATGAGTCCTTCAAAGGTCTGTTTGAAACGATGAAGACGCTTCAGTCATCATTAACAAGCTATTTAAATGAGATTGAAACGATTGCAGAAAACAGCGAATCCATCAATGTAAGTACAACAGAGTTTGCTGCAATCATTGAAGAAAGCACGGCTACTGTCGAGGAAATCAATGCAACTTTAGTCAATATCACAGAGGATCAGCTTGCTATTTCGGACTACATCGACGAAACCTATAAGGAAGCACAATCTATTAGTAAATAA
- a CDS encoding IS256 family transposase — protein sequence MQNYENMRIKDLARECQSVDDIIEMMKNLFKETLQLVFEAEIEDHLGYSKHSPTGNNTGNSRNGYRSKVIRTKFGNTELNIPRDRNGEYEPQIVKNYESSINGLEEQILALYSKGMSTRDIESHMKDIYGVEVSPSLVSKVTDKILPQIFEWHSRPLDRVYPIVYLDAVHFKVKHENRIINKAAYTVLGINSDGIKDILGIWVGENESASFWLGVCTDLKSRGVEDIFIACKDGLSGFTEAIQSTFPKTHIQLCVIHQLRNTMKYVPSRERNPFMTDLKKVYKASTLEQAELEFGKVKASWKDKYPKVIGSWEEHWLELTAYFSYPTEIRKIIYTTNTVEGFHRQLRKVTKTKTAYPTDNSLKKILYLATMDAIKKWNKPIPGWLECEGQFKIIFEGRI from the coding sequence ATGCAAAATTACGAAAATATGAGAATCAAGGATTTAGCTAGAGAGTGTCAATCTGTTGATGACATCATCGAGATGATGAAAAATCTTTTTAAAGAAACATTACAGCTTGTATTTGAGGCCGAAATCGAAGACCACCTTGGCTACTCCAAACATAGCCCGACAGGAAATAATACCGGAAACAGTAGAAATGGCTATCGTTCAAAGGTGATTCGAACAAAGTTTGGAAATACAGAATTAAATATACCTAGAGACCGCAATGGTGAATATGAACCGCAAATCGTGAAGAATTACGAGTCGTCCATCAATGGCTTAGAAGAACAGATTTTAGCTTTGTATTCCAAAGGAATGTCCACAAGAGATATCGAGTCACATATGAAAGATATATATGGTGTCGAAGTATCTCCTAGCTTGGTTAGTAAGGTAACAGATAAAATTTTACCTCAGATTTTCGAATGGCACTCCCGCCCTTTAGACCGTGTGTATCCAATTGTTTATTTGGATGCGGTCCACTTCAAGGTGAAGCACGAGAACCGTATTATTAATAAAGCTGCTTATACTGTTCTCGGCATTAATTCCGATGGAATTAAGGATATCCTTGGTATATGGGTAGGTGAAAATGAAAGCGCGAGCTTTTGGCTAGGTGTCTGTACAGACCTTAAAAGTCGTGGTGTAGAAGATATCTTTATTGCGTGTAAGGACGGACTTTCTGGCTTTACAGAAGCGATCCAGAGCACCTTTCCAAAGACGCATATTCAGTTGTGTGTGATCCATCAATTACGAAATACCATGAAGTATGTGCCTTCAAGGGAACGAAACCCGTTTATGACCGATTTAAAGAAGGTATACAAGGCTTCTACTTTGGAGCAAGCTGAACTTGAGTTTGGAAAAGTAAAGGCATCATGGAAAGATAAATATCCGAAGGTTATTGGTTCTTGGGAGGAACATTGGTTGGAGCTTACAGCTTACTTTTCCTACCCGACGGAGATACGGAAAATCATTTATACGACCAATACAGTGGAAGGATTCCATCGCCAACTGAGAAAGGTAACAAAGACAAAAACAGCCTATCCTACGGACAATTCACTAAAGAAGATTCTTTATTTGGCCACGATGGATGCCATAAAAAAATGGAATAAGCCTATTCCAGGATGGCTAGAGTGTGAGGGACAATTCAAAATTATTTTTGAGGGGCGGATTTAG
- the prfB gene encoding peptide chain release factor 2 (programmed frameshift), translating to MEISVVRNELDRTAGKLNDFRGSLDLENKEVRIQELEELMTFPDFWDDSQGAQKVINELNALKGIVEQYNNLMSTQENLEMTLELLKEVPDEELQEELGSELKEFTAALGEFELQLLLSEEYDKHNAILELHPGAGGTESQDWGSILLRMYQRWADKRGFKVETIDYLPGDEAGIKSVTLLIKGHNAYGYLKAEKGVHRLVRISPFDSSGRRHTSFVSCEVMPEFTDEIEIEIRTEDLKIDTYRATGAGGQHINTTDSAVRITHLPTNSVVTCQSERSQIKNREHAMKLLKSKLYQLKIEEQEAQLAEIRGEQKEIGWGSQIRSYVFHPYSMVKDHRTNEESGNVHAVVDGEIDPFIHAYLRSKIN from the exons ATAGAAATTTCAGTTGTAAGAAATGAATTAGACCGTACGGCGGGCAAGTTAAATGACTTTAGGGGGTCTCTT GACTTAGAAAACAAAGAGGTTCGTATACAAGAGCTAGAGGAATTAATGACTTTCCCTGACTTTTGGGATGATTCCCAAGGAGCTCAAAAGGTCATCAATGAGTTAAACGCTTTAAAAGGCATAGTGGAGCAATACAATAATCTTATGTCTACTCAAGAAAACTTAGAAATGACGTTAGAGTTATTGAAAGAAGTTCCTGATGAGGAATTGCAAGAGGAGCTTGGCAGTGAGCTGAAAGAGTTTACAGCTGCACTGGGAGAGTTTGAGCTTCAACTTCTTTTAAGTGAGGAATATGACAAGCACAATGCTATTTTAGAATTACATCCAGGTGCTGGTGGAACTGAATCCCAAGATTGGGGATCGATTCTTTTACGTATGTATCAGCGCTGGGCTGACAAACGTGGCTTTAAAGTAGAAACGATCGATTACTTGCCAGGAGACGAAGCAGGTATTAAATCTGTAACGCTACTGATCAAAGGTCATAACGCTTATGGATACTTAAAAGCAGAAAAGGGTGTACATCGTCTAGTTCGTATTTCACCGTTTGATTCGTCTGGTCGACGACATACCTCTTTTGTGTCTTGTGAGGTTATGCCAGAGTTTACTGATGAGATTGAAATTGAAATCCGTACAGAAGATTTGAAAATAGATACGTATCGTGCAACAGGTGCGGGTGGTCAGCATATCAATACAACTGACTCCGCTGTCCGTATCACTCACTTACCAACTAACTCAGTTGTAACATGCCAATCAGAGCGTTCACAGATTAAAAACCGTGAGCACGCGATGAAGCTTTTAAAATCAAAGCTTTACCAATTAAAAATCGAAGAACAGGAAGCTCAGCTTGCTGAAATTCGTGGAGAACAAAAAGAAATTGGATGGGGAAGTCAAATTCGTTCCTACGTATTCCACCCTTACTCTATGGTTAAGGATCACCGTACCAATGAGGAAAGTGGAAATGTCCACGCAGTCGTGGATGGGGAAATTGACCCATTTATTCATGCCTACTTACGTTCCAAAATAAATTAA
- a CDS encoding YitT family protein yields the protein MSPWMANVRDYLYVIIGAAIIALGFNVFLLPNQVASGGVSGISTILKGVFGWEPGLVQYAFNIPLFIAGLIFLGAKFGIKSFVGTLVLPAVVLLTASWEPWTYNPLLGALFGGITVGLGLGIVFRGGASTGGTDLAAQIITKYTGFSLGRSVLLIDGLIVLSAAVVFDIEQALYALIGLFVTTKTIDIVQLGFSQSKMIYIITNKQDEIRDAIYKEIDRGVTKLPAYGGYTNEEKSILMVVAYQTEFTKLKHVVQIIDPTAFVIVSDAYEVLGEGFKRY from the coding sequence ATGTCTCCTTGGATGGCGAATGTTAGAGATTATTTATACGTCATCATTGGTGCTGCAATAATAGCGCTTGGCTTTAATGTGTTTTTATTGCCAAACCAGGTTGCATCAGGTGGAGTAAGTGGGATAAGTACTATCTTAAAAGGAGTTTTTGGCTGGGAGCCTGGGCTTGTTCAGTATGCTTTTAACATTCCTTTGTTTATCGCAGGCTTAATATTTCTTGGTGCAAAATTTGGGATTAAATCTTTTGTTGGAACCTTAGTTTTACCTGCAGTAGTTTTACTAACTGCAAGCTGGGAACCATGGACATATAATCCTTTGTTAGGTGCATTATTTGGTGGTATTACAGTTGGTCTAGGTTTAGGAATCGTATTTAGAGGCGGCGCTTCAACAGGCGGAACAGACTTAGCAGCTCAAATCATAACCAAATATACGGGCTTTTCTTTAGGAAGAAGCGTCTTGCTAATCGATGGCCTAATTGTGTTGAGTGCTGCCGTAGTATTTGATATTGAACAAGCTTTATACGCTTTAATAGGTTTATTTGTAACTACTAAAACAATCGATATTGTGCAGCTAGGATTTAGCCAATCAAAAATGATTTATATAATTACGAATAAACAGGACGAAATTAGAGATGCTATCTATAAGGAGATTGATCGAGGGGTAACTAAACTACCTGCATATGGTGGATATACCAATGAAGAGAAGTCTATCCTTATGGTGGTGGCGTATCAAACAGAGTTCACAAAGCTGAAACATGTGGTTCAAATCATTGACCCCACTGCATTTGTAATAGTTTCTGATGCCTATGAGGTGTTAGGAGAAGGTTTCAAAAGGTACTAA
- a CDS encoding PilZ domain-containing protein has product MQYKRNEYFRYTFGEPTEATFRLIKESGGDQPAEFSNKGNCQIVDISPNGLRMVTELSLAIELIKRIEISFIIDETQLDMIGELVWCKKSVHGFFEYGVRLVRDHDTDQRIVNELKARRRKEMENKPKDVTRFDKK; this is encoded by the coding sequence ATGCAATATAAAAGAAATGAATATTTTCGGTACACATTTGGTGAACCTACTGAAGCAACTTTTCGTCTAATAAAAGAATCGGGAGGTGACCAACCTGCTGAATTCTCTAATAAGGGGAACTGTCAAATCGTAGATATAAGCCCGAATGGCTTGCGAATGGTCACAGAGCTATCCCTTGCTATCGAGCTAATAAAGCGAATTGAGATAAGTTTTATTATTGATGAGACCCAGCTAGATATGATAGGTGAGCTTGTTTGGTGCAAGAAGAGTGTACATGGTTTCTTCGAATACGGAGTACGATTAGTTAGGGATCATGACACGGACCAAAGAATTGTTAATGAACTGAAAGCTCGCCGGAGAAAAGAAATGGAAAACAAACCCAAAGATGTGACAAGATTCGACAAAAAATAA
- the cccB gene encoding cytochrome c551: protein MNKKLLAVIFGAGLMLAACGGGDDEAKDTGTTDTGTTDSTETASVDAEKIVNSKCISCHGGNLEGQGNFPALADVGSRLSEDEILDVILNGRGAMPGKIIEGADAEAVAAWLAEKK from the coding sequence ATGAATAAAAAATTATTAGCTGTTATCTTTGGAGCAGGTCTTATGCTTGCTGCTTGTGGCGGTGGAGACGACGAAGCAAAAGATACTGGCACAACTGACACTGGTACAACTGATTCGACTGAAACCGCGTCTGTAGATGCTGAAAAAATTGTAAATTCTAAATGTATTAGCTGTCATGGCGGAAATTTAGAAGGACAAGGTAATTTCCCAGCTCTTGCTGATGTAGGATCTCGCTTATCTGAAGATGAAATATTAGATGTTATTTTAAACGGCCGCGGAGCAATGCCAGGTAAAATCATTGAAGGCGCTGATGCAGAAGCAGTTGCTGCATGGTTAGCGGAGAAAAAATAA
- a CDS encoding SDR family oxidoreductase, with translation MDLGLQNKRVIVTASSKGLGKATALQFAQEGAKVLISSRNEEELKVTMEDIKQHSSNPNIFYTVCDVTKEEDIAQLFKEAETQLGGVDILVNNAGGPSPGGFGQVTDQDWMEAFEKNLLSYIRTIRHAIPFMQAQKFGRIVNISSSSTKEVLDGLILSNTFRLGMVGLSKSIAREYGKDNILINTVGPGRIQTDRVTELDEIAAKKRDITVDDVREGFKQIIPMGRYGEPAEFAKVITFLCSEANTYMTGQSLVIDGGMLKAL, from the coding sequence ATGGATTTAGGACTCCAAAATAAACGTGTTATAGTGACGGCATCAAGTAAGGGCTTAGGAAAAGCAACCGCTTTACAGTTTGCACAAGAAGGAGCAAAGGTGCTTATCTCTAGTCGCAATGAAGAAGAATTAAAGGTAACTATGGAGGATATAAAACAACATAGCTCCAATCCAAATATCTTCTACACCGTTTGTGACGTTACGAAGGAAGAGGATATTGCTCAATTATTTAAAGAAGCAGAAACCCAGCTTGGTGGAGTAGACATTTTAGTCAATAATGCTGGTGGGCCATCTCCAGGAGGATTCGGACAAGTAACCGACCAAGACTGGATGGAAGCATTTGAAAAAAATCTGCTTAGCTATATACGTACCATTCGACATGCTATTCCATTCATGCAAGCACAAAAATTCGGTAGAATAGTAAACATTTCGTCGTCTTCTACTAAAGAAGTATTAGATGGTCTAATTTTGTCGAATACCTTCCGATTGGGTATGGTTGGTTTGTCGAAAAGTATTGCAAGAGAATATGGCAAGGATAATATTTTGATTAATACCGTTGGACCAGGGCGTATTCAAACAGATCGCGTAACAGAGCTAGATGAAATTGCAGCTAAAAAGCGTGATATAACCGTAGACGATGTTCGAGAAGGGTTTAAACAAATCATTCCAATGGGCAGATATGGAGAGCCTGCTGAATTTGCCAAGGTCATTACCTTTTTATGCTCTGAGGCAAATACTT
- the secA gene encoding preprotein translocase subunit SecA, producing MLNVLNKVFDLNKRELKRLEKIADKVEALAGEMEALSDEALSAKTVEFRGRLADGEKLDQLLPEAFAVAREGARRVLGLYPFRVQIMGAAALNEGNIAEMKTGEGKTLTSTMSVYLNALSGQGVHVVTVNEYLSSRDAEEMGKLYNFLGLTVGLNLNSLSKDEKREAYAADVTYSTNNELGFDYLRDNMVLYKEEKVQRPLHYAVIDEVDSILIDEARTPLIISGQANKAAALYMQANAFVRTLTKEEDYTYEESTKGVTLTDVGVEKVEKAFRIDNLFDLTHVRLNHAINQSLKAHVSMHLDVDYVVQDGDVVIVDSFTGRLMKGRRYSDGLHQAIEAKEGLEVQNESMTMATITFQNFFRMYDKLSGMTGTAKTEEEEFRNIYNMNVIAIPTNKPIARDDRADLIYASMNGKFEAVAADIAERNKKGQPVLIGTVAIETSEIISKLLTKHGIKHNVLNAKNHEHEAEIIATAGHLGSVTIATNMAGRGTDIKLGDGVLEVGGLAVIGTERHESRRIDNQLRGRSGRQGDPGVTQFYLSMEDELMRRFGSDNMRNMMSKMGMDDSQPIQSKMVSRAVESAQKRVEGNNFDSRKRLLQYDDVLRQQREIIYKERNEVLETENMRDLVETMIFAVIERLVTTHTNAENKAEWNYKAIEDYIQANMLPEGVITQETLENLSQEEVIEKIKEEVISFYDAKEEEMTAERMREFEKVVLLRSIDSKWIDHIDAMDQLRQGIHLRAYGQTDPLREYQSEGFAMFEAMVESVQEDVAKYAMKAEIRNNLEREEVAKGQAVNPKEEGGPVKKKPVRKQATVGRNEPCPCGSGEKFKNCHGAVR from the coding sequence ATGCTTAACGTTCTGAATAAAGTATTCGATTTAAATAAACGCGAGTTAAAACGATTAGAAAAAATCGCAGATAAAGTAGAAGCATTAGCAGGAGAAATGGAAGCTCTTTCTGATGAAGCATTAAGTGCAAAAACAGTTGAATTCCGTGGCAGACTAGCGGATGGAGAGAAATTAGACCAGCTTCTACCAGAAGCATTTGCCGTTGCACGAGAAGGGGCTAGACGAGTACTTGGTCTGTATCCTTTCCGAGTACAAATTATGGGTGCTGCTGCATTAAATGAGGGCAATATTGCAGAGATGAAAACCGGGGAAGGTAAAACACTTACCTCTACGATGTCTGTTTATTTAAATGCGTTAAGTGGACAAGGTGTACACGTAGTAACTGTCAATGAATATCTTTCTAGTCGTGATGCAGAAGAGATGGGTAAATTATATAATTTCTTAGGTTTAACGGTAGGATTGAATTTAAATTCTCTTTCTAAGGATGAAAAACGTGAAGCTTACGCTGCTGATGTGACTTATTCAACTAATAATGAGCTTGGCTTCGATTATCTTCGTGACAACATGGTGCTTTATAAAGAAGAAAAAGTACAACGTCCGCTTCATTATGCTGTAATTGATGAGGTCGATTCGATCTTGATCGATGAAGCAAGAACTCCTTTAATTATCTCAGGGCAGGCTAACAAAGCCGCAGCTTTATATATGCAGGCCAATGCTTTTGTTCGTACGTTAACGAAGGAAGAAGATTACACCTACGAAGAATCAACAAAAGGTGTTACTTTGACTGATGTCGGTGTGGAAAAAGTTGAAAAAGCGTTCCGTATAGATAACTTGTTTGATTTAACACATGTACGCTTAAACCATGCGATTAATCAATCCTTAAAGGCTCATGTATCTATGCATCTAGATGTAGATTATGTGGTGCAAGACGGGGACGTAGTAATCGTTGACTCCTTCACTGGACGTTTGATGAAAGGTCGTCGCTATAGTGATGGCTTGCATCAAGCTATTGAAGCAAAGGAAGGGTTAGAGGTTCAAAATGAATCCATGACGATGGCTACAATTACGTTCCAAAACTTCTTCCGTATGTATGACAAGCTGTCAGGGATGACTGGTACAGCTAAAACAGAGGAAGAGGAATTCCGTAACATTTATAATATGAATGTTATAGCGATCCCAACGAATAAGCCAATCGCTAGAGATGATCGTGCCGATTTAATCTATGCATCTATGAATGGGAAATTTGAAGCGGTTGCTGCAGATATTGCTGAACGAAATAAAAAAGGTCAGCCAGTACTGATTGGTACGGTTGCAATTGAAACTTCTGAAATCATTTCCAAGCTGTTAACAAAGCATGGCATTAAGCATAATGTATTAAATGCAAAAAACCATGAGCATGAAGCAGAAATAATCGCAACAGCTGGACATCTTGGTTCTGTAACGATTGCTACTAACATGGCTGGTCGTGGTACAGATATCAAACTTGGAGATGGAGTACTAGAAGTTGGCGGTTTAGCTGTTATTGGTACAGAGCGTCATGAATCTAGACGTATTGATAATCAGCTACGTGGTCGTTCAGGGCGTCAAGGAGATCCAGGGGTAACACAATTCTATCTTTCTATGGAAGATGAACTAATGCGTCGATTTGGTTCAGATAATATGCGTAATATGATGTCTAAGATGGGTATGGATGATTCACAGCCAATCCAATCTAAGATGGTGTCACGCGCGGTAGAATCTGCTCAAAAACGAGTAGAGGGTAACAACTTTGACTCTCGTAAGCGATTGCTGCAATATGACGATGTATTACGTCAGCAACGTGAAATCATCTACAAAGAGCGTAACGAAGTTCTGGAAACAGAAAACATGCGTGACTTAGTGGAAACCATGATTTTCGCTGTTATTGAGCGACTTGTAACTACGCACACTAACGCGGAAAATAAAGCAGAGTGGAATTACAAAGCAATAGAGGATTATATTCAAGCAAATATGCTTCCAGAGGGTGTTATTACGCAAGAAACTTTAGAAAATCTTTCTCAAGAAGAAGTTATTGAGAAGATTAAAGAAGAAGTTATCTCCTTCTATGATGCAAAAGAAGAAGAAATGACAGCTGAACGTATGCGCGAATTTGAAAAAGTTGTACTGCTTCGTTCAATTGATTCGAAATGGATCGATCATATTGATGCAATGGATCAGCTTCGTCAAGGGATTCACTTACGTGCATATGGTCAAACAGATCCGCTTCGCGAATATCAAAGTGAAGGCTTTGCAATGTTCGAGGCAATGGTTGAGTCAGTCCAAGAAGATGTTGCTAAATATGCGATGAAAGCAGAAATTCGTAACAACCTAGAGCGTGAAGAGGTAGCAAAAGGGCAAGCTGTAAATCCAAAAGAAGAAGGCGGTCCTGTAAAGAAAAAACCTGTTCGCAAACAAGCAACAGTGGGACGTAACGAACCATGCCCATGTGGTAGTGGAGAAAAGTTTAAAAATTGCCACGGAGCAGTTAGATAA
- the raiA gene encoding ribosome-associated translation inhibitor RaiA, which yields MLNFNIRGENLEVTPAIRDYVEGKIEKVGRYFNEEIQATANVNLKVYNDKQTKVEVTIPMKNLTLRAEERHTDMYAAIDLIVDKLERQIRKYKTKVNRKSREREGVGAYFAAIDPPDAPVSNLEEDEYNIVRTKQFDLKPMDQEEAVLQMNMLGHNFFIFTDADSMGTHIVYKRRDGKYGLIETN from the coding sequence ATGCTAAACTTTAACATTCGTGGAGAAAACCTTGAGGTGACTCCTGCAATTCGTGATTACGTTGAGGGCAAGATCGAAAAAGTGGGTCGATACTTTAACGAGGAAATTCAAGCGACTGCAAATGTCAACTTAAAGGTATACAATGACAAACAAACTAAGGTCGAAGTGACAATCCCGATGAAGAATTTAACTTTAAGAGCGGAAGAACGTCATACTGATATGTATGCCGCTATTGATTTAATAGTAGATAAATTAGAACGTCAAATTCGTAAATATAAAACAAAAGTAAATCGTAAAAGCCGTGAGCGTGAAGGGGTTGGAGCTTACTTCGCTGCAATCGATCCGCCAGATGCACCAGTTTCAAATTTAGAAGAAGACGAATACAATATCGTCCGTACTAAACAATTTGATTTAAAACCAATGGACCAAGAAGAAGCAGTTTTACAAATGAACATGCTTGGTCACAACTTCTTCATCTTTACTGATGCAGATTCAATGGGTACTCATATTGTTTATAAACGTAGAGATGGGAAATATGGTTTAATCGAAACAAACTAA